From one Humulus lupulus chromosome 8, drHumLupu1.1, whole genome shotgun sequence genomic stretch:
- the LOC133793806 gene encoding putative pectinesterase 63, which yields MALKVIFFVAGVVLTLQVITTFAAPNFIPSEQSKLDDWIDHNMRAYEKDKTDLSETVINNKFTLDKVLTAAEHAVKVMKVSQDGKGDFKTITDAVKSIPSGNTGRVIVWISGGVYREHIMVDRSKPFVTFYGDEANVPVITFDGTAEKFGTWNSATVAVESDYFVAANIAFVNSSPMPKGKLNGEQAVALRISGDKAAFHNCKFIGFQDTLCDDKGRHFFRDCYIEGTVDFIFGNGQTLYLNTTIRSVAKLTGVITAQGRDKVSEGSGFTFVHCKIIADGDTYLGRAWKDMPRVIFAYTYMGTHINVNGWSNGMWPIQAEGNNNKDVFYGEYKCMGPGASTSGRVKYAKILTDEQIKPFMSMTFIQGNKWLIQPPNLKR from the exons ATGGCTTTGAAAGTGATATTTTTCGTGGCAGGAGTCGTCCTGACTTTACAGGTTATTACAACCTTCGCCGCGCCGAACTTCATTCCGTCGGAGCAATCAAAGCTGGACGATTGGATTGATCACAACATGAGAGCCTACGAGAAGGACAAGACCGATCTCAGTGAGACAGTTATTAATAATAAGTTCACCTTGGACAAGGTACTAACGGCGGCTGAGCACGCCGTTAAGGTTATGAAGGTGAGCCAAGACGGCAAGGGAGATTTCAAGACGATCACAGACGCCGTGAAAAGCATTCCGTCGGGGAACACGGGGAGGGTGATAGTGTGGATTAGTGGTGGAGTGTACCGTGAGCATATAATGGTGGATAGGTCGAAACCGTTCGTGACGTTTTACGGAGACGAGGCTAATGTGCCCGTGATCACGTTTGACGGCACGGCGGAGAAGTTTGGGACCTGGAACAGCGCCACCGTGGCGGTTGAGTCCGACTACTTCGTTGCTGCTAATATTGCATTCGTG AATTCGTCTCCAATGCCGAAGGGAAAATTGAACGGTGAGCAGGCAGTGGCATTGAGGATATCAGGAGACAAGGCAGCTTTCCACAACTGCAAATTTATAGGCTTCCAAGACACCTTGTGCGACGACAAGGGCAGGCATTTCTTCAGGGATTGCTACATTGAAGGCACCGTAGACTTCATCTTTGGCAATGGACAAACACTTTACttg AACACAACCATAAGATCAGTTGCCAAGCTAACAGGGGTTATTACAGCCCAAGGGAGGGACAAGGTATCTGAAGGCAGTGGGTTCACCTTCGTTCATTGCAAAATCATAGCTGACGGGGACACTTACTTGGGCCGGGCTTGGAAGGATATGCCCAGAGTGATATTTGCTTACACCTACATGGGCACCCATATCAATGTCAATGGATGGTCCAACGGCATGTGGCCAATCCAAGCTGAGGGCAATAACAATAA GGATGTGTTTTACGGGGAGTACAAGTGCATGGGACCCGGAGCTAGCACTTCTGGTCGCGTTAAGTATGCAAAGATTCTAACTGATGAGCAAATCAAACCTTTCATGAGCATGACTTTCATCCAAGGCAACAAGTGGCTTATCCAACCTCCCAACCTTAAACGTTGA